The Etheostoma spectabile isolate EspeVRDwgs_2016 chromosome 23, UIUC_Espe_1.0, whole genome shotgun sequence genome includes a window with the following:
- the LOC116672944 gene encoding transmembrane protein 19 → MNSESQLLMKENIKMMTDMILLCTTLALSLFFWVLSLAISSFYGTMQPVSPWRWLFSILVPLVLTIRALKRGSLNYSGALGALLVGFVLTMANYSFFSSLLAFFITSSKLTRWGGAQKRKIDAEYKEGGQRNWIQVFCNGGVPTELALLYMIEVGPGEIPIDFSKQYSASWMCLSLLGALACSTGDTWASEVGPVLSQSQPRLITTWKEVPAGTNGGVTPVGLVASLLGGLVVGGAYYVTQLLLVGDLNLADPQWPIVVYGGVAGLLGSMLDSFLGAHMQYSGFDASINKVVSYESATTRRICGKPILDNNAVNLFCSSVIIALVLPGLAWGMWPR, encoded by the exons ATGAACTCTGAGAGTCAGCTGCTGATGAAAGAGAACATCAAGATGATGACTGACATGATTCTGCTGTGTACCACTTTGGCgctctccctcttcttctgGGTCCTGTCCCTCGCCATCAGCTCCTTCTACG GGACAATGCAGCCTGTGTCACCGTGGCGATGGTTGTTCTCCATCTTGGTCCCCCTCGTGCTGACAATCAGAGCGCTGAAGAGAGGCAGTCTGAACTACTCAGGAGCCCTGGGAG CTCTCCTGGTGGGGTTCGTGTTGACGATGGCCAACTACAGCTTCTTCTCCTCGCTGCTGGCCTTCTTCATCACCTCCTCCAAACTGACCCGCTGGGGAGGAGCACAGAAGAGGAAGATAGACGCAGAGTACAAAGAAG GGGGCCAGAGGAACTGGATCCAGGTCTTCTGTAATGGAGGCGTTCCCACAGAGCTGGCACTGCTCTACATGATAGAG GTGGGTCCAGGTGAGATCCCCATTGATTTCAGCAAACAGTACTCGGCCTCCTGGATGTGCCTCTCTCTACTGGGCGCGCTCGCGTGCAGCACCGGGGACACCTGGGCGTCGGAGGTGGGGCCTGtcctcagccaatcacagcctAGACTCATCACCACCTGGAAGGAAGTCCCGGCAG GAACGAATGGAGGAGTCACTCCCGTCGGATTGGTCGCCAGCTTGCTGGGTGGTCTTGTGGTGGGCGGGGCTTACTATGTAACACAGCTTCTATTGGTTGGCGATCTGAACCTGGCGGACCCCCAGTGGCCAATCGTAGTGTATGGCGGTGTGGCGGGCCTGTTGGGATCGATGCTTGACTCTTTTCTGGGAGCTCACATGCAATACTCAG GCTTTGACGCGAGCATCAATAAGGTGGTAAGTTATGAGTCTGCCACGACCCGGCGGATCTGTGGGAAACCAATCTTAGACAACAACGCAGTCAACCTGTTTTGCTCCTCCGTCATCATCGCACTCGTCCTGCCAGGGCTGGCATGGGGGATGTGGCCCCGATAG